The Angustibacter sp. Root456 genome contains the following window.
TTCGAGACCCCGGCCGAACCCGTGGTGCTCGACCGCGAGCAGGTGCGCGAGAAGGTGCTGTCGGCGCTCGCCGACGAGGCGCGCCGCATGCTCGACGAGGGCGTCGTCGCCGCACCGGAGGACCTCGACCTCGCGATGATCACCGGCGCCGGCTTCTCGTTCTGGAACGGCGGCCTCACGCCGCTGCTCGACCGCACCGGCGTCGCCGAGCGCACCAGCGGCAAGCGGTTCCTCACGCCGGGCGTCGCGAGCCTCCCCGCCTGACCCCGCCGCCTCTCCCCCGTTGATCACGTTCAGTGGGCGACACGCCGCTTCCCGAGGGTTGCACCCCTCGGGAAGCGGCGTGAACCCTCGACAAGCACCGGTCGGCGGCCCGGACCGGCCGGCGGCCAGACCGGTCGGCGGGGCGGATCGGTCGGCGGGGCGGATCGGTCGGCCACGGTGGGTCACCGACTGGTGCGCTGCCGCTGCCGCCCTACGCCGAGCGCGTGAAGTCCGTCCCAGCCGCCCCACCGGTGTGGCGACCACCTAGGGGTGCCTCTACCGTGTGCCTCGTGACCACCCGCCCGGTCGATCCCGGCGCGCTGCGCCGCGGCACCCTGGCGGCGAGCGTCCTCGACGACATCCCCCTCACCCCCAGCGCGGACGGCGTCACCGTCGGCCGGTCGTGGGACGACCGCGACGCCTGGATGCCGGTGTCGTGGCAGCAGCTGGCGACGGCGGTGGGCGACGTCCCGCCGGAGTCGCTGGCGGGCCGCCTACGGCTGCGCGACTGGCTGCGCGCCTTCACCTACCTGTCGCACCTCGCGGACGACGCCGCATCCCGCGACGCCGGCGCCCCGCCGTCCCGGGTCGTGGCGCTCGCGCTGCCCGTGGGCCACGCCCTGCACCCGGGTCCGGAGTGGGTGGTCGAGTCCGTGCTCGGTGGCGTGCTCGACGTCGGGCTGGCTCTTCGCCCGTCCGCTGAGCAGCTGGCTGCTCACCCGGCCGCCGACCGAGCCGTCGCCGCTTCAGCGGGCGAGCCGCTCGCGGCCCCGCTGCCGCCCGGCGCGGCCCGCGCGGCCGGGATCGACACGAGGCCCTGGTGGCGGTCGGTCGCCGGCCAGCGGGACGACATGGCCGTGCTCGCCGGCGACCGGCTCGACCGCGACGCGACGGGGGTCCTGCGCCCGATCGGCGGCTGCGACGTCCTGACGCTGCTCAGCGGGCGGTGGCTGCGCGATCACCTCGCGACCACGGACGGCACCGGGATGCGCGCGATCGCTGCCCCGATGCGCTCGCGGGGGTGGTTCGACCTCGCGCGGATCGACCCGGCCTTCGTCGGCGCCGCCGCGGCCGCGACCGCTCCAGAGCTGCGCGGTGTGGTGCGCCCGCTGCTGGTCACCACCGACGAGGTGGGGTTGGCCGCCGGCAACGCCTCGGCCGAGCAGCTGGCGCGCGAGGCGCTGCGCGACCCGGCGCGGGACCCCGCCGGCACCGACCGGGACGTGCTCTACCGCTGAGCCCGGCGCGTCAGCGCTGCGGTGACTCCCCCGGCACCGGCGTCCCCTCGAGGTGCGGCTCGAGCCGGGCGAGCTCCTCGACGACGCGACGGGTGACGTCCTGCGCCGTCAGGCCCACGGAGGCCAGCACCTCCTGGCGGGTGCCGTGGTCCATGAACCGCGGCGGCGTGCCGACGGCGACCACCGGCGTCGCGACGCCGGCGTCGCGCGCCTCGAGCGCCACCCGGGCGCCGACGCCGCCGACGCGTGAGCCGTCCTCGACGACGACGACCAGGCGTGCCGCAGCGGCCATCCGCACCAGCTCGGGGTCGACGGGCAGCACCCAGCGCGGGTCGACGACGGTCGCCGACATGCCGTGGGCACGCAGCCGCTCGGCGACGTCCAGACCCAGGCGGGCCATCGTGCCGACGGTGACCAGCAGCACGTCGGCGTCCTCGCTGCGGGCCAGGACGTCGACCCCACCCACGCGCTCGACGGCCGTGATGTCGTCGGCCGGCACGGTGCCCTTGGGGTAGCGCACCACCGTCGGCGCGTCGGCGACGTCGAGAGCCTCGCGCAGCTCCTCGCGCAGGGTCGCTGCGTCGCGCGGGGCGGACAACCGGATGCCGGGCACGCCCTGGAGCACCGAGAGGTCCCACACCCCGTGGTGGCTCGGGCCGTCCGGGCCGGTGACGCCAGCGCGGTCGAGGACGAAGGTGACTCCGGCGCGGTGCAGCGCGACGTCCATCAGCACCTGGTCGAACGCGCGGTTCAGGAACGTCGCGTACACCGCGACCACCGGGTGCAGCCCGGCGAACGCCAGACCCGCGGCGCTCGTGGTGGCGTGCTGCTCGGCGATGCCGACGTCGAAGACGCGGTCGGGGTGCGCCGCCGCGAGCTTGCCCAGGCCCACCGGGTCGCACATCGCGGCGGTGATGCCGACGACGTCCGGACGCTCCTCGGCGAGGCGCGCGATCTCGTCCTCGAAGACACTCGTCCACGGTTGGGGGCTGCTGGCGCCGCTGGAGATGACGGCTTCGCCGGTCTCCGGGTCGATGGGGCCCACCGCGTGGAAGCGGTCGGCCTCGTGGGCCAGGGCCGGCGCGTAGCCGCGGCCCTTCTGGGTGATGACGTGCACGAGCACGGGGCCGCCGTACGACCGCGCCCGGCGCAGCGCGCGCTCCACCGCGTCGATGTCGTGGCCGTCGACCGGCCCGACGTACTTCAGGCCGAGGTCCTCGAACATGCCCTGCGGGGCGACGATGTCCTTCAGGCCCTTCTTGACCCCGTGCAGCGTCTCGTACATCGCGCCGCCGACGACGGGCGTGCGGCCGAGCGTCTGCTTGCCCCAGGTGAGGAAGCGCTCGTAGCCGCGGGTGGTGCGCAGGGTGGCCAGGTGCTGGGCGAGGCCACCGGTGGTGGGGGCGTACGAGCGCTCGTTGTCGTTGACGACGATGGTGAGTGGCAGGTCCTTGTCGACCGCGATGTTGTTGATCGCCTCCCACGCCATGCCGCCGGTCAGCGCGCCGTCACCGATGACGGCCACGACGTGGCGGTCGCGCTCACCCTTCAGCCGCCGTCCCTGGGCGATGCCGGCCGCCCACGACAGCGCCGTCGTCGCGTGGGAGTTCTCGACGACGTCGTGGGGGCTCTCGGCGCGTGAGGGGTAGCCCGACAGTCCGCCCTGGGCGCGCAGCCGGCTGAAGTCGTGACGTCCGGTGAGCAGCTTGTGCACGTACGACTGGTGCCCGGTGTCGAAGACGATGGTGTCGCGCGGGGACTCGAAGGCCCGGTGCAGCGCGATGGTGAGCTCGACGACGCCGAGGTTGGGGCCGAGGTGGCCACCGGTGCGAGCGACCGCGGAGACCAGGAACGTGCGGATCTCGGCAGCCAGCGCGACGGCGTCCTCGCGGCTGAGCCGCTGCACGTCACGCGGGCCCTTGATGGTCTCCAGGAGCATTCCGCAAGTCTAGGTGCGCCGCGTGGCGCGGTCGCGCGCGCGGCGGCATCCGTGGCGCGTTCTTCACAGCCTCGGCACGTACCGCAGACCCTGCAGCGCCTCACCCACGAGCCGCACGCCGCGGTGGACGCCCAGCAGCCGCGCGTGCTCGCGGTCGAGGGCGACGAGCACCCCCTCGAGCGCATCGGGCGTCAGGTGCTCGCGCAGCTCGGCTCGCGCCGCCGAGCGCGCCGCGGCGTTGGCCTGCCCCTGGGCCGTCACGTGGCGAAGGGCCAACCAGGCGAGCGCGACGGGCTGGTTCCGCAGGGCGGGGTAGGCGCGGTAGTCGGCCGGGCACTGGTCGAGCAGCCAGGTCACCGCCGTCCGCTCCCAGCCGGGCGCCCCCGCCGGCCGGACGACGTCCGGCCAGCCCGGTGGCACCCGCTCGTCTCCCACTCCGCCAGTCTCCCCCTCTTCACGCGCCTCTTGGGATGCACGCGCTCCCGGGCGTCGGGTACCGGCCCGAGTCCCTGAAGAAGTGCAGGGGTGTTGACTTCGTTCGAGTCTCGAACGAAACTGCTGAGGTGAGCGAAGACCTCGTCGTCGGCATCGACTCCTCGACCCAGTCGTGCAAGGCGCTCCTGGTGCGCGCGGACGACGGCACCGTCGTGGACCAGGTCAGCGCGCCTCACCCGGACGGCACCGAGGTCGACCCTCGCGCCTGGCTGGACGCGCTGCGGCAGGCCACCGCGCCGCTGCTCGAGCGGGCGTCTGCCGTGGCGGTCGGCGGCCAGCAGCACGGCATGGTGGCCCTGGGCGCCGACGACGAGCCGGTGCGACCCGCACTGCTGTGGAACGACGTGCGCTCGGCGCCCCAGGCCGCCGACCTGGTGCGCGAGTGGGGCGGCCCGCAGGCCTGCGCCGACGCCGTGGGTTCCGTGCTCGTCGCGTCGTTCACGGCCGCCAAGCTGCGCTGGCTGCGCGACCACGAGGCCGACCACGCGGCCGCCGTCCGCCAGGTGCTGCTCCCCCACGACTACCTCACCTGGCACCTCACCGAGCGCTCGGACGCTCCCACCACCGACCGCGGGGACGCCTCGGGCACGGGCTACTTCTCGACCCGAACCGACCACTGGCGCGCCGACCTCGCCGCCGACGCGCTCGGCCACGAGGTCGGCCTGCCTCGCGTGGCCGGGCCGGCCGAGGCCGTCGGCCGCACGGCACACGGCGCGCTGGTGGCGGCCGGCACCGGCGACAACATGGCCGCCGCGCTGGGGCTGCAGCTGCGCCCGGGTGACGTCGCCGTGTCGATCGGGACGTCCGGTGTCGCCTCGGTGGTCTCGCGGACGCCAGCCGCCGACCCGTCTGGTGAGGTCGCCGGCTTCGCTGACGCGTCCGGCGCGTTCCTCCCGCTGGTGTGCACGCTGAACGCCGCCCGGGTGCTCGACACCACAGCCCGGCTGCTGGGCGTCGACCACGCCGGCCTCGCCGAGCTGGCGCTGTCCGCCGAGCCGGGGGCCGGGGGCCTCACGCTGCTGCCCTACCTGGACGGCGAGCGCACGCCCAACCGCCCGGACGCCGCCGGCACGCTGCACGGCCTGACCACCGGCACGAGCCGCGAGCAGCTGGCCCGCGCCGCCGTCGAGGGCCTGCTGTGCTCGCTCGCGGACGCCGTCGACCGGCTCACCGCCGTGACCGGCACGGCGGCCGAGCGGGTGGTGCTCGTCGGCGGCGGAGCGCGCAACGAGGCGGTACGCCGGCTCGCACCCGCGCTGTTCGGCTGTCCGGTGGTGGTGCCGGGCGCGGCCGAGTACGTCGCTCTGGGCGCGGCGCGCCAGGCCGCGTGGGCACTCAACGCGGGCGACGAGCCGCCGTCCTGGTCGCTGCCCGACGTCCACACGTTCGAGGCCGAACCAACCCCCCACGTCCGCGAGGCCTACACCCGGCTTCGCGACCGCACCGAAGACTGGAGCAGCTGATGCACATCCCCGAGCCCACCCCCGCCGACAAGTTCTCGTTCGGACTCTGGACGATCGGCTACCAGGGCCGTGACCCGTTCGGCGAGCCGACCCGCGCCCCGCTCGATCCGGTGCGGTCGCTCGAGGAGCTCGCGAAGCTGGGCGCCTACGGCGTCAACTTCCACGACGACGACCTCATCCCGTTCGGCAGCGACGACGCCGAGCGCCAGCGCATCATCGACCGCTTCCGCCAGGGCCTGGCCGACACCGGCCTGGTCGTCACGACCGCGACCACGAACCTGTTCACCCACCCGGTGTTCAAGGACGGCGGCTTCACGTCGAACGACCGCGACGTGCGCCGGTACGCCCTGCGCAAGGTGATGCGCAACGTCGACCTCGCGGCCGAGCTCGGCGCGAAGGTCTACGTCGCCTGGGGCGGCCGCGAGGGCGCGGAGTTCGGCGCGTCGAAGGACCTCGCCGCCGCGTTCGACCGGTACCAGGAGGCGTTCAACGTCCTAGGCGAGTACGTCACCGACCAGGGCTACGACCTGCGCTTCGCGATCGAGCCCAAGCCGAACGAGCCCCGCGGTGACATCCTGCTGCCGACGGTCGGCCACGCGCTGGCGTTCATCGAGACCCTCGACCGACCCGAGCTCGTGGGCGTCAACCCGGAGATCGGCCACGAGGAGATGGCCGGCGTCAACGCGGCTCACGGGTACGCGCAGGCGCTGTGGCAGGGCAAGCTCTACCACATCGACCTCAACGGCCAGAACGGGCCGAAGTTCGACCAGGACCTGCGCTTCGGCGCCGGCAACGTGCGCGGCGCGTTCTGGGTGGTCGACACCCTGCTCGCCGGCGGCTACGACGGCCCGGTGCACTTCGACTACAAGCCCTCGCGCACCGAGGACGACGCCGGCGTGTGGGTGAGCGCCGCCGCCTGCATGCGCAACTACCTGATCCTGCGCGAGAAGGCGAAGGCGTTCCGCGCCGACCCCGAGGTGCAGGAGGCTCTGCGCGCGGCGCGCGTCGACGAGCTGGCGCGCCCGACGCTCGCCGAGGGCGAGACGTGGCGTGAGCTGCTCGCGGCCGAGCTCCCCGACCCGCAGCCGCTCGGTGAGCGCGGTATGGCGTTCGAGCACCTCGACCAGCTCGCGCTCGAGCACCTGTACGGCGTTCGCGGCTGACCGTGCCCACCCCCGGCACGGCGGCTGCGTCGAGGCCGCGGTCGGTGGTCGCCCCGGCGACCACCGACCGGCTGCGCCGCGACAACACAGCGCGCGTGCTGCGCTCGTTGCGGGACGAGGGGCCCGCCAGCCGCGCCCAGCTCGCCCAACGCACCGGGCTGGCCAAGGCCACGGTGGGTGTCATCGTCACCGACCTGGTGTCGAGCGGCGCCGTGCGGGACGACGACCCCGTCGCCGACGCCGGACGCACCGGTCGCCCGGGTCGCCCGGTGTCGCTCGACGGGTCGGACGTGGTCGGGTTGGGCCTGGAGGTCAACGTCGACTACCTCGCGGCCACGGCCCTCGACCTCGCCGGGCGGGTGCGGCTGAGCACTCAGGTGCCCCTCGCACCCAGCAACCCCGATGCTGCGGGTGTGGCGTTGCAGTCGCTGGCCCGCGAGAGCCTCGCAACCCTGGAGGCCGACGGGCGGCGCGTGCTCGGTGTCACCCTCGCGGTGCCCGGGCAGGTCGACCGCGCCACCGGGTCCGTCGTCGGCGCACCGAACCTGCACTGGCACGAGCGCGACATCGCCAGCGAGCTGCGCCCGGCTCTCGGCGGCCGACCGCTCTGGATCGACAACGACGCGAACTGCGCCGCGATCGGTGAGTCGTCGTTCGGCGTCGCTCGGGGCGTCGACCACGTCCTCTACCTCACTGGCACCGTGGGCATCGGCGCAGGCCTCGTCATCGACGGACGCGTCGAGCGCGGGGCCCACGGCCTGTCAGGCGAGGTGGGCCACGCGCCGCTCGGTGACCCCGCGCGCGCCTGCGCGTGCGGGCGCCACGGCTGCTGGGAGACGGCGGTCGGCCTGGAGGCGCTCGTGCGCGAGTCCGGCGTCCGACTCCCCCGCGGGTCGGCGCTCGACCCGGTCAGCGTGGCGAGCCTGGTGGCCGACCAGAGCGCGCACGATCCGGCCGTCGCTGCCGGCGTCGACCGCCTGAGCCGTTCTCTCGCAACAGGTCTCAGCGTGCTCGCGCTCACGCTCGACCCGTCGCTCATCGTGCTCGGTGGCTTCTTCGTGCCACTCGCCGACCAGCTGCTGCCCCAGGTGCGCGAGCGGGTTGGCGCGGTGTCGGGCACCGACCTGGCCCTCAGCACCCTCGGCCTGCACGCCGCGTCGACCGGGGCGGCGGCCGACGTCCTCGGTCAGGTCTTCACCGGCACGCTGGCCCTCGCCTAGCGCGCTCAGGCGGGCACCGTGACGGGTGCGGCGACGCGCTGGGGCGCCGCCACCGACGCCACCGCCTGCCGGCACGCCGTCGCCAGCGCACCCGCCGGGTCGGCCAGGAGCGCCTCGAAGGCCCGCTCCGCCGCTCCGACGAGCACCGCGTCGCCCGCAAGCTGGGGCACGACCACCTTCACCTGCTCGCGCGGTGCCTCGAGCGCGACGGCGGTGAGCGCCTCGAGGGTGTCCTGGCGCACCGCGGGGTACAGCGCGCGGAAGATCCCGCCGAGCACGATCACCTCGGGGTTGAGCACGTTGACGACGCTGCCGAGGCCCATGCCGAGGTAACGGCCGACGTCGCGCAGCGCGGCCGAGGGGCGCACGACCTGCTTGAGCCGCTCGACCATCGGCTCGAGCTCGATGTCGTCGAGGCGCAGCGCGCGCGCCACCGCGGGCGAGCAGACCTCCGTCTCCCAGCAGCCGACGCTGCCGCAGCGGCAGGTGCGGCCTCGTGAGTTGACCATGAGGTGGCCGAGCTCGCCGGCGTACCCGCCCACACCGTGCAGGGGGTGCCCGTCGACGATCACGCCACCACCGAGACCGACGTCGCCCATGAGGAAGACCACGTTGTCGTAGCCGACGGCCGCGCCGCGGGTGTGCTCGGCGAGCACACCGAGGTCGGCGTCGTTGGCCACGTGCAACGGCACGGACCCAGCCATCCGCTCGCAGAGCAGCTGCTGCAACGGCACGTCGTGCCACCCGAGGTTGGGGGCGAAGCGCACGACGCCGTCGCTCTCGCGCACCACACCGGGTACGCCGACGCTCACCGCGAGCAGCGTCGCGCCGGGCGGTGCCTTGGCCACGATCTGGCGCACGAGGCGCACCGCCGCGGTCGCCACGGCGGCCGGGCTGTGTGACGTCGGCGTGCGCCCGCTCGCGCGCTGCAGCACCTCGCCTCCGAGGCCGACACACGCCACCTGCAGGGCCTTGACCCCGATGTCGATGGCGATGACGTACACCGCCTCGGCGTCGGGGCGCACGTCGAGCGACGGCCGACCGGCACCGTGCCGCCCTGACCGGCGCTCGCTGGGAGCGGTCTCATCGACCAGTCCCAGCTCGACCAGCTCGCCCACGAGCGCGCCGATCGTGCTGCGGTTGAGCCCCATGCGAGCCGTGAGCTCAGCTCGCGACAGCTGCCCGTCGTGGTGCACGTGCGCCAGCAGCGTGCCCAGGTTGTGCCGCCGGACGGCCTCCTGGTTGGTGCCGGCTCCGTGCCTGCGTGCAGCCACCGGTCAGAGCTTCCTCGAGGTCACGGGCCTGAGCCCTCAGCGCCCGGTCGCCGAGCGACGACGCCGCGAGATCGCGTCGACCGACGCCGCCAGCAGCAGCACCAGGGCGGTGACCATGTAGTTGATCGAGGCGTCGAAGCCCATGAGCAGCAGGCCGTTGTCGATGGTCGCGATGACCAGGCCGCCGATGATGGCGTCGCGAGGCTTGCCGCGGCCGCCGAACAGGCTCGTGCCACCGATGACCGCCGCACCGACGGCGTACAGCAGCGTGTTGCCGGCACCGGCGTCGGGCGTCACGGCGTTCAGTCGCGAGGCAGCCACGATCCCGGACAACGCCGCCATCGACGAGCCGATCACGAACACCGAGACCCGGATCGCGCGGACGTTGATACCGGCGCGGCGCGCGGCCTCGGCGTTGCCCCCGACGGCGTACACGTGACGGCCGTACGTCGTGCGCCCCAGGACGAACGTCCAGAGCACGAGCAGCACGCCCACGAGGGGGACGACGTACGGGATCCCGGCGAGCGTGAAGGTGGCCACGTGCGCGCGGTTGGCGTTGAGGATGTAGGTGAACGCGAGGACGACGACGGCCACCAGCACGATGCGCACGACGACCAGTGCCACCGGGGGGTGCTGCAGCCGGTGGCTGATCTGACGACGCAGCCGCAGCAGGTCGACCGCAGCGAAGAGGATCACGACGAGCACGGCCAGCACCCATCCGGCGGCCACCGGCACGTTGCTGTTCGCGATGCCCACGATGGCTTCGCTGCGCACCGGTACGGTGCCGCCCTGCCCGATGAGCTTGAGCGTGATGCCCTGGACCCCCAGGAAGAAGGCGAGGGTGACCACGAAGGAGGGGATGGACAGCCGCGCCACGAGCAAGCCGATCGCCAACCCGATGACCATGCCCGTCACGACCGCCCCGAGCACCGCCACCGGCCAGGGCCAACCGTGGTCGTTGATGAGGACCGCCATGACGCCGGCCGACGCGCCACCCGCTACACCCGCGGACAGGTCGATCTCTCCGAGCAGCAGGACGGGGACCAGGCCCATGGCCAGCACGCAGATCGCGCCGGCCTGCACCGTGAGGTTCGCGAGGTTCCCGAACGACGGGAAGGTGTCGGGGCGCAGCGCCGTGAAGACGATGAACAGGACGATGAGGCCCAGCACCGCGGGCAGCGAGCCCATGTCACCGCCGCGGAGGCGGTCGACGTACTCACGGGTGGCGCCTTGCAGCGTCGTCGCGCGCTGGTCGCCGGAGAAGTCCGACCCCGCGAGGCTGGGGCCGCCGCTGGGGGTGGTCGCGGTCGTCATGGGGTGCTCCTGGGGGCTCAGGCGGACTCGTCGGCGGCCAGGGGCGACAGCCCCAGGTCGCCCGAGCGGCCAGCGGTGATCAGCTCGACGACGCGGCTGTGGTTGACCTCGGACGTCGGGACGTCTGCCGCCACGCGACCGAGGTAGAGCGCGGTGATGCGGTCGGCCACCTCGAAGACGTCGACCATGTTGTGCGAGATGAGCAGCACGCCCAGGCCGTGGTCGGCCAGGCGGCGGACGAGGTCGAGCACCTGCCGCGTCTGGGCGACGCCCAGGGCAGCCGTCGGCTCGTCGAGCAGGACGACCTTGGAGTTCCACAGCACCGCCTTGGCGATGGCCACGGTCTGGCGCTGGCCACCGGACAGGCTCGCCACCGACTGGCGCACGGACTTGACCGTCCGCACGGACAGCGAGGCGAGGGTCTGACGCGCCTTGGCCTCCATCGTGGCCTCGTCGAGCGTGACGCCGGAGGTCGCCTCCCGGCCGAGGAACATGTTCTGGACGATGTCGAGGTTGTCGCACAGAGCCAGGTCTTGGTAGACGATCTCGATGCCCAGCGCAGCCGCGGCCTTCGGCCCGTCGACGTGCACCTGGCGACCGTCGAAGAAGAACTCCCCCGAGTCCGCGGGGTAGATGCCGGCGATCGTCTTGACGAGCGTCGACTTGCCGGCTCCGTTGTCACCAACGAGTGCGGTGACCTGACCGGGGTAGATCGTCAGGTCGACGTCGTGCAGCACCTTGACCGGGCCGAAGCTCTTGTTGATGCCGCGTAGTGCAAGGAGCGGCTCGGCGTCAGCCACCGAGCGGGACGTCGACGCCGCGTCGGGCGCGGACGGCGGGGCGGACTGGGACACGAGGCTCCTCCTTCAGGTCGACACGAAACATGCTGTCACCGGCCGGCTCGCGTGCCCAGAGGCACGCGAGNCAGAGCTCGGCGTAGTTGCCGGTGCAGACGTCGGCCTTGCTCTGGCCGCCGTCGGAGATGACGTCCTTCACCGTGTCGCGGGTGATGGACTTCGGGGTCAACAGCACCGAGGGAACGTCGCGCTTGCCGGTCTCGTCGCGGGTCGTGCCCGTGGCCGACGGCTTCTCACCCTTGGTGAGCGCGATCGCGAGCTCGGCGAGGGCGCCGACCTCCTCCTTGGCGGACTTGTAGACCGTCATGCACTGGCTGCCGTCGAGCACGTTCTGCAGACCCTGGACCGTCGCGTCCTGACCGGTCACCGGGACCTTGCCGGCGAGCTTGTTCTTCTTCAGGATCGCGATGGCCGCGTTGCCGAGGCCGTCGTTGGCCGCCAGGACGCCGTCGATCTTGCCACCGGCCTGGGTGAACATCTGCTCGAAGATCGTGCCGGCCTTGACGTTGTCCCAGTCGGGCACAGCCTGCTCGGCGACCTTGGTGTAGTTCGAGATCTTGTCGAGCACCGAGTGCGCGCCCTGCGAGAAGAGCGTCGCGTTGTTGTCGGTCGGCGAGCCGTTCAGGTAGACGATGTTCGCCTTCTTGTCACCGAGGCAGTCCGCGAGGCCCTGGCCCTGCAGCTCACCGACCTTGGTGTTGTCGAACGAGACGTAGTAGTCCGCGCTTCCACCGAGGGTCAGGCGGTCGTAGTCGATCGTCGCGACGCCCTGCTTCTTGGCCTTGGCCTCGATCGCCGCACCGGAGTCGGAGTCCAGGTTGACGATCGCCAGCACCGTGACGCCCTGGGTGAGCATCTGGTCGGCGATGGTCTGCATCCGGCTCTTGTCGCCCTGGGCGTTGTCGATGACCGCGTCGACGCCGGCGTCCTTGAACGCCTTCTCCAGCGTCGGGCGGTCCGAGGACTCCCAGCGGGCGGAGGACTTGGTGTCGGGCAGGATGACACCGATCTTGCCCTTGGCTGCGGCCTTCGTTCCGCCGCCCGACCCGCTGTCGTTGCTGCTGTTCCCACACGCCGTCAGCGCGAGGGCCACTCCCAGGGCCCCAGCCACTGCCATGTAGCGCTTGCTCACCACGTAAGACCGCCTCCTCGACCTGCGCTCGCTGTTCACGTGCAGGACACGTGGACGCGACGTCGCGGTAATTGTTGTGGGCGACAACGTATGGGCCCGCGAGGCGCACGTCTAGTGGTTCGGAACAACAAATTGGTCTCGGCGACGGCACAACGCCGGTGAGAACGCTTACCCCACAACGAATCGTGGCGCGCTCCCCAC
Protein-coding sequences here:
- the dxs gene encoding 1-deoxy-D-xylulose-5-phosphate synthase, whose protein sequence is MLLETIKGPRDVQRLSREDAVALAAEIRTFLVSAVARTGGHLGPNLGVVELTIALHRAFESPRDTIVFDTGHQSYVHKLLTGRHDFSRLRAQGGLSGYPSRAESPHDVVENSHATTALSWAAGIAQGRRLKGERDRHVVAVIGDGALTGGMAWEAINNIAVDKDLPLTIVVNDNERSYAPTTGGLAQHLATLRTTRGYERFLTWGKQTLGRTPVVGGAMYETLHGVKKGLKDIVAPQGMFEDLGLKYVGPVDGHDIDAVERALRRARSYGGPVLVHVITQKGRGYAPALAHEADRFHAVGPIDPETGEAVISSGASSPQPWTSVFEDEIARLAEERPDVVGITAAMCDPVGLGKLAAAHPDRVFDVGIAEQHATTSAAGLAFAGLHPVVAVYATFLNRAFDQVLMDVALHRAGVTFVLDRAGVTGPDGPSHHGVWDLSVLQGVPGIRLSAPRDAATLREELREALDVADAPTVVRYPKGTVPADDITAVERVGGVDVLARSEDADVLLVTVGTMARLGLDVAERLRAHGMSATVVDPRWVLPVDPELVRMAAAARLVVVVEDGSRVGGVGARVALEARDAGVATPVVAVGTPPRFMDHGTRQEVLASVGLTAQDVTRRVVEELARLEPHLEGTPVPGESPQR
- the xylB gene encoding xylulokinase — protein: MSEDLVVGIDSSTQSCKALLVRADDGTVVDQVSAPHPDGTEVDPRAWLDALRQATAPLLERASAVAVGGQQHGMVALGADDEPVRPALLWNDVRSAPQAADLVREWGGPQACADAVGSVLVASFTAAKLRWLRDHEADHAAAVRQVLLPHDYLTWHLTERSDAPTTDRGDASGTGYFSTRTDHWRADLAADALGHEVGLPRVAGPAEAVGRTAHGALVAAGTGDNMAAALGLQLRPGDVAVSIGTSGVASVVSRTPAADPSGEVAGFADASGAFLPLVCTLNAARVLDTTARLLGVDHAGLAELALSAEPGAGGLTLLPYLDGERTPNRPDAAGTLHGLTTGTSREQLARAAVEGLLCSLADAVDRLTAVTGTAAERVVLVGGGARNEAVRRLAPALFGCPVVVPGAAEYVALGAARQAAWALNAGDEPPSWSLPDVHTFEAEPTPHVREAYTRLRDRTEDWSS
- the xylA gene encoding xylose isomerase is translated as MHIPEPTPADKFSFGLWTIGYQGRDPFGEPTRAPLDPVRSLEELAKLGAYGVNFHDDDLIPFGSDDAERQRIIDRFRQGLADTGLVVTTATTNLFTHPVFKDGGFTSNDRDVRRYALRKVMRNVDLAAELGAKVYVAWGGREGAEFGASKDLAAAFDRYQEAFNVLGEYVTDQGYDLRFAIEPKPNEPRGDILLPTVGHALAFIETLDRPELVGVNPEIGHEEMAGVNAAHGYAQALWQGKLYHIDLNGQNGPKFDQDLRFGAGNVRGAFWVVDTLLAGGYDGPVHFDYKPSRTEDDAGVWVSAAACMRNYLILREKAKAFRADPEVQEALRAARVDELARPTLAEGETWRELLAAELPDPQPLGERGMAFEHLDQLALEHLYGVRG
- a CDS encoding ROK family transcriptional regulator; this encodes MVAPATTDRLRRDNTARVLRSLRDEGPASRAQLAQRTGLAKATVGVIVTDLVSSGAVRDDDPVADAGRTGRPGRPVSLDGSDVVGLGLEVNVDYLAATALDLAGRVRLSTQVPLAPSNPDAAGVALQSLARESLATLEADGRRVLGVTLAVPGQVDRATGSVVGAPNLHWHERDIASELRPALGGRPLWIDNDANCAAIGESSFGVARGVDHVLYLTGTVGIGAGLVIDGRVERGAHGLSGEVGHAPLGDPARACACGRHGCWETAVGLEALVRESGVRLPRGSALDPVSVASLVADQSAHDPAVAAGVDRLSRSLATGLSVLALTLDPSLIVLGGFFVPLADQLLPQVRERVGAVSGTDLALSTLGLHAASTGAAADVLGQVFTGTLALA
- a CDS encoding ROK family transcriptional regulator, which codes for MAARRHGAGTNQEAVRRHNLGTLLAHVHHDGQLSRAELTARMGLNRSTIGALVGELVELGLVDETAPSERRSGRHGAGRPSLDVRPDAEAVYVIAIDIGVKALQVACVGLGGEVLQRASGRTPTSHSPAAVATAAVRLVRQIVAKAPPGATLLAVSVGVPGVVRESDGVVRFAPNLGWHDVPLQQLLCERMAGSVPLHVANDADLGVLAEHTRGAAVGYDNVVFLMGDVGLGGGVIVDGHPLHGVGGYAGELGHLMVNSRGRTCRCGSVGCWETEVCSPAVARALRLDDIELEPMVERLKQVVRPSAALRDVGRYLGMGLGSVVNVLNPEVIVLGGIFRALYPAVRQDTLEALTAVALEAPREQVKVVVPQLAGDAVLVGAAERAFEALLADPAGALATACRQAVASVAAPQRVAAPVTVPA
- a CDS encoding sugar ABC transporter permease, with translation MTTATTPSGGPSLAGSDFSGDQRATTLQGATREYVDRLRGGDMGSLPAVLGLIVLFIVFTALRPDTFPSFGNLANLTVQAGAICVLAMGLVPVLLLGEIDLSAGVAGGASAGVMAVLINDHGWPWPVAVLGAVVTGMVIGLAIGLLVARLSIPSFVVTLAFFLGVQGITLKLIGQGGTVPVRSEAIVGIANSNVPVAAGWVLAVLVVILFAAVDLLRLRRQISHRLQHPPVALVVVRIVLVAVVVLAFTYILNANRAHVATFTLAGIPYVVPLVGVLLVLWTFVLGRTTYGRHVYAVGGNAEAARRAGINVRAIRVSVFVIGSSMAALSGIVAASRLNAVTPDAGAGNTLLYAVGAAVIGGTSLFGGRGKPRDAIIGGLVIATIDNGLLLMGFDASINYMVTALVLLLAASVDAISRRRRSATGR
- a CDS encoding ATP-binding cassette domain-containing protein; protein product: MADAEPLLALRGINKSFGPVKVLHDVDLTIYPGQVTALVGDNGAGKSTLVKTIAGIYPADSGEFFFDGRQVHVDGPKAAAALGIEIVYQDLALCDNLDIVQNMFLGREATSGVTLDEATMEAKARQTLASLSVRTVKSVRQSVASLSGGQRQTVAIAKAVLWNSKVVLLDEPTAALGVAQTRQVLDLVRRLADHGLGVLLISHNMVDVFEVADRITALYLGRVAADVPTSEVNHSRVVELITAGRSGDLGLSPLAADESA